A DNA window from Betta splendens chromosome 6, fBetSpl5.4, whole genome shotgun sequence contains the following coding sequences:
- the snapc5 gene encoding snRNA-activating protein complex subunit 5 codes for MHSRLQELKKEEKTLLKIKVMLQEQLNRLKFEEGALKSIINAQSEEGASQHVSPATEAYINLDDESEINQTKLRLNAIVDYDMEEEEEEEDDNEEEEEEEEDQDAGHEDDDQRAYRLQYGLEADEEDDDY; via the exons ATGCacagccggctgcaggagctgaagaaggaagAGAAGACGCTGCTGAAAATCAAAGTCAtgctccaggagcagctgaacaGGCTGAAG tttgaAGAAGGAGCCTTGAAATCTATTATTAATGCTCAATCTGAAGAAGGAGCTTCTCAACATGTGTCCCCAGCAACTGAG GCTTATATTAACCTTGATGACGAGAGTGAGATCAATCAAACCAAACTGCGACTGAATGCTATTGTAGATTATgatatggaggaggaggaggaggaagaagatgacaatgaggaggaggaagaggaggaggaagatcaaGACGCCGGTCACGAAGATGACGACCAGCGTGCGTATAGGCTTCAGTACGGGCTCGAAGCggatgaggaggacgatgatTACTAA